TACATTTGCGGCGGCAAGGGCAAGCACTCTACCCAAACACCTGCCGAGCTACTTAAGGTTGGCGAAATCACCGGGCTTGATGCCGATTACCTGGTGAAATGCAGCAAGCTAAGCGCTAAGGTTGATAATACCGCCATTCAGGATGGCTTTCAGCTTTACACCCACAATTTTATTTTAAGCGATACCGGCAAATGGGCCGTGGTGCAGCAAGGTATGAGCGATGCAAGTGGAACTGCCCGCCGTTACCATTGGCATTCGGAACAATTGAAATCTTTTGTGGATGATCCGCACACATTTATTTATGGAAAAAATGGCGGTTATATCCTTAACATGACCGATAAGCAGGCAGATACCTCACGCGCCGGCGTAATGCAGATAGCAGCTGAAAAGCCGGGAACGATGATCAATGAGATCAATAAACTGGTTATGCCAGCCCATCACCAGGTACATGCTAAAGATGTTGATTTGAAGCGACTTGGCGCTGTACTCTGGTTGGCTCATGAAAAACAACCTAAAGATTTTGAAGAACTATTGTTGTTGCAAGGCTTAGGCCCTCGCACCTTACAATCGCTGGCCTTAGTGAGCGAGGTAATTCATGGTACACCATCACGTTTTAAAGACCCGGCGCGATTTTCATTTGCACATGGCGGTAAGGATGGCGCGCCTTTCCCGGTGCCTACTAAAGTTTATGATGAAACCCTTGGTGTTTTGCAAAGCGCCATTCAGAAAGCTAAGTTGGGCAATAGCGATAAAAATGAAGCCATAAAACGATTATCAAAAATCGCTGAGAATGCCGAAAAGGATTTTACGCCAAATGCCAACTTTGATAAAGTAATTGAGCAGGAACGCAACGATTCCTGGAAATACGGCGGGCGTACGGTGTTCGGTAAAGCAAAACCTCCGGTTGAACCGCAGTTGAAATTATTTTAAAAGAAAACTGCCGCGGGTTTACAACCCGTGGTTACCAATCATTTCAGTTTTCAACTGAAATTCCTATTCCCAACTTTTTATTTCAGCGTTATACTGATCAACTTAGCTGTATCTAAATGTGCCTGCAAGCCTGGGAGCATTTTTTTGGCAAAATCAGCTACTTCCACATTTTTCTTATCTTCAATAACGTTTTTGTATAGTGCTATTTGGTCGGCATGGTCATCAATAACCATCTGGATATAAGCTTTATCAAATACTTTTGCTTTTTTAACATCCAGATCTTTGATCTGTTGTTCGTGTATCGGCGTTATAGCAATCGAATCGGCTATCGAGTTATCTATTCTCAGCTTTTTAAAATCGTCGGCCAGCATGGTATAGTCATCTATCATGAGTTTCGCAAACTGGATCACCCTTTGATTTTTGGAGTTGGCAATAGCCAGGCCGGATGCTTTTACTGAGGCGATGCTTGATTCTTCGCCATTTTTAATAAAGTTTACCGCGTTATCATCGGCCTGTTTATTATTATAACTATTGGCCTGGCGGTTGCTTTGGCAGGCTTGCAAGGCAGCCAGAAAGGCCAGGCAAATAAATAGATAAGTTGATCGGCTCATGGTAGTGTATTATTAATATACAAGTTAAACAAAAAAACGTAGTTGTAGTTTCGTTTGCCCTTTATCGGCATCTTTTACGCTAAGCCGCCGGGCAATGTTATCTTTGCAGGATGGATTATTTTGAAAAGCTGCTCGCCCTGTTACAAACCGAACAGGACGAAGACAGGCAGGCCTACCTCAAACAAACAGAAACATCATCAAGCGCC
The sequence above is a segment of the Mucilaginibacter celer genome. Coding sequences within it:
- a CDS encoding DUF4142 domain-containing protein, whose product is MSRSTYLFICLAFLAALQACQSNRQANSYNNKQADDNAVNFIKNGEESSIASVKASGLAIANSKNQRVIQFAKLMIDDYTMLADDFKKLRIDNSIADSIAITPIHEQQIKDLDVKKAKVFDKAYIQMVIDDHADQIALYKNVIEDKKNVEVADFAKKMLPGLQAHLDTAKLISITLK
- a CDS encoding DUF763 domain-containing protein translates to MKRSGSADLPLHYGYVPQWLAERMAKLGLAVVETIVMDYGKEEVLSRLSDPFWFQSLGAVMGMDWHSSGITTSVMGALKKSINPHSKELGIYICGGKGKHSTQTPAELLKVGEITGLDADYLVKCSKLSAKVDNTAIQDGFQLYTHNFILSDTGKWAVVQQGMSDASGTARRYHWHSEQLKSFVDDPHTFIYGKNGGYILNMTDKQADTSRAGVMQIAAEKPGTMINEINKLVMPAHHQVHAKDVDLKRLGAVLWLAHEKQPKDFEELLLLQGLGPRTLQSLALVSEVIHGTPSRFKDPARFSFAHGGKDGAPFPVPTKVYDETLGVLQSAIQKAKLGNSDKNEAIKRLSKIAENAEKDFTPNANFDKVIEQERNDSWKYGGRTVFGKAKPPVEPQLKLF